Proteins from one Aspergillus nidulans FGSC A4 chromosome VIII genomic window:
- a CDS encoding inositol monophosphatase family protein qutG (transcript_id=CADANIAT00001493), which produces MDCPIPQTELDEIYAFATDLARKAGQLLLERVNDRNSEQVYAEKENAVDLVTQTDEDVESLIKTAIQTKYPAHKFLGEESYAKGQSREYLIDEQPTWCVDPLDGTVNFTHAFPMFCVSIGFIVNHYPVIGVIYAPMLNQLFSSCLNRGAWLNEMQQLPLIRKPSIPPLPATAPSKCIFACEWGKDRRDIPDGTLQRKIESFVNMAAERGSRGGKGGMVHGVRSLGSATMDLAYTAMGSVDIWWEGGCWEWDVAAGIAILLEAGGLVTAANPPEDIEGPIEPVKLGSRLYLAIRPAGPSETETGRETQERTVREVWRRVRQLDYERPTRQS; this is translated from the exons ATGGACTGCCCCATCCCGCAAACCGAGCTTGACGAGATCTATGCTTTCGCAACCGATCTCGCCCGTAAAGCGGGCCAGTTATTGCTTGAGCGCGTCAACGATCGCAACTCTGAGCAGGTCTACgccgagaaagagaatgCAGTAGACTTGGTGACGCAGACTGACGAGG ATGTCGAGTCATTAATCAAAACAGCCATACAGACCAAATACCCAGCCCACAAATTCCTCGGCGAGGAAAGCTACGCTAAGGGACAGAGCAGGGAATACCTGATCGATGAGCAGCCGACCTGGTGTGTTGATCCATTAGACG GAACTGTAAACTTCACCCACGCCTTTCCCATGTTCTGCGTCTCTATCGGCTTTATCGTAAACCACTACCCTGTAATCGGAGTCATCTACGCGCCAATGCTAAACCAGCTCTTCTCGTCATGCCTCAACCGCGGCGCATGGCTGAACGAAATGCAACAACTCCCGCTCATCCGCAAACCGTCTATCCCACCTCTACCAGCAACTGCACCATCGAAGTGTATCTTTGCATGCGAGTGGGGAAAGGATCGGCGCGATATTCCAGACGGTACTCTGCAAAGGAAGATTGAGAGTTTTGTGAATATGGCGGCTGAACGGGGATCTCGAGGTGGGAAGGGAGGCATGGTGCATGGGGTGCGGAGCCTGGGGAGTGCGACGATGGACCTCGCATACACGGCTATGGGCTCTGTGGACATCTGGTGGGAGGGAGGCTGTTGGGAGTG GGATGTGGCAGCCGGTATTGCAATCCTGCTTGAAGCTGGGGGGTTGGTTACTGCGGCAAATCCGCCGGAGGACATAGAGGGGCCGATTGAGCCGGTGAAGCTAGGCAGTCGGTTATATCTGGCTATTCG ACCCGCCGGACCctcagaaaca
- a CDS encoding catabolic type II 3-dehydroquinase qutE (transcript_id=CADANIAT00001494), with protein MEKSILLINGPNLNLLGTREPHIYGSTTLSDVEESSKGHAASLGASLQTFQSNHEGAIVDRIHAARGNTDAIIINPGAYTHTSVAIRDALLGVEIPFIELHVSNVHAREPFRHHSYFSDKASGIIVGLGVYGYKVAVEHVALNFKPLEKKAAL; from the coding sequence ATGGAAAAATcaatcctcctcatcaatgGCCCGAACCTCAACCTCTTGGGCACCCGCGAACCGCACATCTACGGCTCAACCACGCTCTCCGACGTCGAAGAATCCTCCAAAGGTCACGCAGCTTCGCTCGGCGCCTCCCTGCAAACATTTCAGTCAAACCATGAAGGTGCCATTGTTGACCGAATCCATGCCGCTCGCGGGAACACCGACgcgatcatcatcaaccccGGTGCATATACACACACCTCTGTCGCTATTCGGGATGCCCTGTTAGGAGTTGAGATTCCCTTCATCGAACTCCATGTGAGCAATGTCCATGCACGAGAGCCGTTCAGACATCACAGTTACTTTAGCGACAAAGCGTCAGGCATCATTGTGGGACTGGGTGTGTATGGGTACAAGGTCGCAGTGGAGCATGTTGCGTTGAACTTCAAGCCTCTGGAGAAAAAGGCTGCTCTTTAA